The following is a genomic window from Mus musculus strain NOD/MrkTac chromosome 17 genomic contig, GRCm38.p6 alternate locus group NOD/MrkTac MMCHR17_NOD_IDD1.
TCTCTAAGTACATGCCGAATGTCAAGGTAAGGGGGGAAAGAAACCTGGGACAGGAGGCTGTGGGGAGACAGGCACTGGGAGGGAGGTTGGCTGTCCTCGGGCATCCCTGTGCTGTCAGTGGTGTGGTCACATGAGAGACTTCAGTTAGTGCCACACCCTTCTGTGGCTGCCCTTCCAGGTTCCATACTGTGAATACACCTGTGTGTTCCTGAGAGTTCGTAGCTTTAGGTGATACCACCGCAACACTTTGTGGTTAGTTGGTTTTGGTATTGCAGATTCCATTCCAGAGCCTTGAGCTACTATGTGTGGGACTGAGCCACCCCTGGGTCCTTTGTTTTTATGTTCACGACTGTCTCTTAACCACCACGTTGTCCtggtaggccttgaactcaccttaGTCTAGAGATAGGAGGCCTTGAACCTGAGGCTCCTGCCACAGGTTCCTGAGTAGTTGGGGCAGGCCTTTGCCACCTGGCTTGGCCAGAGCCTCTGTTCTGTTCTCCTGAATTGCTTGGTAGATTGTTTGAGAGTTGGGTTGTATGTGGCAAGAGGAAGCTAGATGCTCTTAAAACAGCCCTGGTGTGGACTTTAACTCTAGAGTGGTTAAAGCTTTCCGGGGGTCATAACAAGTGGCCTGTGTCCTCTGTGAAGGAACGTGGTGTGGCCTCACAGTTGGCATCCTTTGGAACTTTTGAGATTATATATTTCCATGCTTGGGTGAGTGGCCTGCTGGGTTTGAAAGGCCTTGTAAGCTGGCCCTGTGAGTAGAGAGATGTGTGCAGACTTCCTATTCTGGTTAGGGTGGGGAAAGAGCAGCTTGGATCAGTCTGGGCTGACCTTTGAGtcaaatccaccttcctctgcctctactgggattaaaggcgagcatcTCCACAACCGCCCAGCATGACAGATTTAAAAGGGGGAAttctagaagaagaaaaggaaaggcagtATGTGCAAAATGCTAAAGGAGGCCAGAGATCTTGTGATCTCTGAGGTTTCCATTGCTCGGCATAACCAAGCATTAGACATTGTTTTCCTAACCTGTCTGTGTGCAAGCTTACTGGCCTCTGAAACATTTTAGCGTATTTATATATCTTTTTCCTAGGATTTTGAAAATAGTTTGTAATCTGGAGGCattgtctatgtctgtgtgcctgtgcctctggCTGTATGTCATTATACCTTGCCAAAAAACTAATAGACTTTCAGTTCCTTGGCTGACCGGTCCCTTGTGGTGGATTTAATAGTTGGGAACTGAAGCTGGATCAGTGGCTCATTCCTGTATTCCCATGGCCTGGGAGGTTGAGGTGGGCGTTTGCTGGAGTTGAAGGCTGCCCGGGGCTAAGGTCTCAAAACAAAGAGGGAGGGTGGCAAAGCTGCAGTCCTTCTCTGCAGGACCCACAGCACCCTTGTGCTACTCAAAATGCTCTGAGAGTTGGGATCAAGTCTGAGGTTGGGTTTGGTGTAGGAGCCTGCAGATTAGCTGGTTAGGTCCCCCCCCCCATCATAAAATCAGAATCATCTGTACTTCTCCTTGGCTGTGCAGCACAGTGTCCTCTAGGGGGCTGTCTAGTCCCTCCCTTAGTTTTAGCTCGCTTTTCCCTCAGTATTTGTAACTATGTCTGAAAGCTTAACTGATACCAGTAAACCATCGTGAACAGGAGTGGAGTgctcctgtgtgcatgtgttagcCATTGTGGTTCAGGattgagaagaggaagaggttTACTGTAGAGTAAGCGTCCTGGTTATTTCTTTCCCCTTGAAATTGGACAAGTCCACGTGTCACAGCTCACACATCCAGCACTCACCTGGTGTCACAGCTCACACACTCACCTAGTGGGTTGCACATGGTGTGACTTTTATCTCAGGCACCGAGGAAGCAAAGGCTCCAGGCCAGGGAGACTGTCTGACAGTTCAGTTAGGAAAGCTTGCTTGTGGTTTGATCGTTGGGTGGCGCCTCACACTTGCTGGTGGCTTCTTGCTTTCTTCATCTGTGTAAGGAAGCTGTGACTTTGGAGTCACACGTGCCTCGTTGTGTAGATCAGCTAGGGCTGTGCAGAGCGATCCTGTCGTGGAGTTTGAGTGGAGGCGGAGAAGCTGAGTGttcatcccttcctccatcccccttGGCCCCCTGGTGCTGAGGGGGTCGCTTTGTTTCTTATGGGAGGCACAGGAGCCACTGCAGGCCTGAAAGCTAAGAGTTGGTTTACAGTCAACCACAGAATGGACACACTGGTATTGGCAAGATGGCCCACTGCCTTTAATCTGTACTTGGTGCCAGACaggctgatctacaaagtgagttctaggccaaccagggctatacagtgaggccTCTCAAACCAAAGGGATGGGGGAGAATTCTGGGAGACTGGAACATTGTCCTTTCTCGTGGTTGACAGGTGGCAGTGTTTTTTGGCGGTCTGTCTATCAAGAAGGACGAAGAGGTGCTGAAGAAGAACTGCCCACACATCGTCGTGGGGACTCCTGGCCGAATTCTAGCCCTGGCTCGAAATAAGAGCCTGAACCTCAAACACATTAAACACTTTATTTTGGACGAGTGTGACAAGATGCTTGAACAGCTCGGTGAGTGGCGGTGCCCAGGCCGCAGCtcaggtggtttggggagcagccCTTTGAGCCAAATGATGTATGTTTGACATAGGAGCACTTGTGTGCAAGGACGACCCTTATCTATCACCCATGACTGATGGCTCTgggcctccttctcttcccctggtGCTGTACAGTGATGCGGTGTGCTCAGCCCTGCGCTCCTTCCTGTAGCAGGGAACTGAATGTGCTGACGCTACAAGTCCTCACCACCACCCTCTCCTTAGGGATGGACCATGTACTGGGTGTTAcacaagagcagcaggtgcctgCCCTTGTATCCCAGTATAGCATGCGTGATAAGGATGAAATTTCATTAAGAGTTTCTTTGGGGagtgctagagaaatggctcgttagttaagagcacttggctgctcttgcagaagacctcgtttcattcccagcatccatatgaaaGCATATAACCACTATACATAGCTCCGGTTTCCAGGGGTGCCTGAAACCCTCCTTTGGCTTTTTTGAGCACTAGGTGCATTCGTGTTGCTTAGATGTACATGGAATGAATATAAATAATAACATAACGGAGCTCCGGGTGCTAgttttggcacatgcctttaatccaagcacttcaAGAGTCTAAGGCAGGCgagtctctgagttggaggcccaTCTGGTCTAGAGTCAGTTCAAGgatatccaggactacacagagaaattcttgaAAAAAAGGCttaacctgcctttaatcccaagggCTACATATCGAGCTCTTATCTTTAaaagaggtgggggagagaaTTGATTCTGTTGAGTTGGGAGAGTAGAAAAGAGTGTAGCTCTAGAGAAAAGTCTTTACAAATGGCCTTTGACTGTCTCAAGATGGCACTCTGGTGGCATTAGATCGGCTGTATATGTCTCATGGAACAGGGTATGTGAGGCGAGAGGTGAAGGTGGAAGGCACAGTGGACTGGTGTAGAGATTAAGTTCTGAGATGGGCGTAGGGAGAGCAGCAGGAAAGGGCCTTCAGCGGTATTTTCTTGgagactgtatgtatgtatgtatgtataggtcTTCTTGTGTAGAACTAGTTGGACTGGAAATTATGTtagaaaccaggctggcctcaaactcagatttgcttacctctacctcctgagttctgggattacaaatgtaagttgttttttttttttttttttgagtcagggtttctctgtatagccctgactgtcctggaactcactttgtagaccaggctggcctcgaactcagaaatccgcctgcccctgcctcccgagtgctgggatcaaaggcgtgcaccaccatgcccggcaagtttattatttttaagtgtgtatgtgtgcatgcatgcttgtgccCATAGAGGACAGAGGAGTGAACCGCCCTGGAGCTAAGTTACAGGCAATCGTGGGAACTGGGAAGCTAATGTggatctctgtaagagcagcaagtgcccgtGGCTGCTGGACCGTTGTCCAGCCTCATACTCCATATTTAAGGGCTTCTGTCCCCTGAGCCTCTCGTGAACTTTTTCCCCACTTTGTAGATTCGGTCATATTTCTTGTCAAAACAAGAGTGGAACTTGACCCCAAGTCTTTTTCTAAGCACATTCTTTATTCCATGCTGTTACTAGTATACACAGCTCCtgggcctcctaagtgctgggattacaggcatgtgccacgaaGCCTGACTCGTTCCTGAGATCATGGAACCGCCACATCTCTGCAGTGGCTCCCCTCAGAGTTTCATTGGCCTCACCAGACTTATGTCACAGACTcacttcttctgtgtgtgtgtggtttttttctccCCTGCAGACATGCGTCGGGATGTCCAGGAAATTTTTCGCATGACCCCCCATGAGAAGCAGGTCATGATGTTCAGTGCTACCTTGAGCAAAGAGATCCGCCCAGTCTGCCGCAAGTTCATGCAAGATGTAAATacccttctaccttctctccctccactccccGCCCGctgccttctccccctcctcgCCCTCTTCCTCCAGACTCCCTTGTCCTTCAAGCACCAAGAAGGGAGCTTGTGCCCGTCTGGGAGCAACAACTCCTTGAAGaaaaacacagaggcagagacagttagCGATAGGGTCTGCGCGTGCCAGGGAAACTCCGGAAGACTTGGTCGGGTTAACGTGAGAGCGGGTAGTGTTTGACATTTTTTAATCACGACATTTTGAACCTCTTCTCCCTTTGGGGGTAGGGCAAAATTTTGTGCCCTACCACCCTCCCATCGTCTCCTACACACCCCCTTCAGCCACGCAGCCTCCGGGTGGCACGGAGCTTTCAGCTGGAGCCTCTGCTCACCGAAACTCTACATGTCAGTGGCAGGAGAGCGAGAGAGGGACAGTCAGGTGCAGGGCCTGTCCAgaagaagaacaaacaaacagcaccaTGAATCGGCCCTTCCCAACCTCCAGGAGCGGGGGCCTTTGGCACCTCAGCCCCcagtcccctcctcctccccacccatacCTCCTTGCGCCCATCGGAGCCTTGGTTGATGTGAGCTGGCAGCAGAGAAGCACTGAGGCACGACGGCAGAAGGCAGACCTGCGAGCAGCGGATGGCAGCCGCGGAGGCCACGGGAGCCTGACCAGATGCTGAGGACCAATCCAGCCTCTTTTTCTGTTCCCGGTTTTTTCCTGAAACTAATGTGCTGTACCCCATTTTCCCCATACTTGTTGGGGGAGGAAGTGTCCTGAGTGgggtggtggatttttttttctctcattttttttaagttgagggTTATGGGAACTGTCGAATGGGAAGCTGTACTGACAAGCGACCACGTGGGtgtcagagctgagactgagcaGTGGGTCCTTCCACCCCTCCTGGGCCCTTCCCTTGAGAAGATGAtggctttctcttgggctgggcTTGGGGCAGAATTAGGCAGCTGTGGGACTTATTTGAGGAGCCTGTCTTCCGGAAGAGGTTTCTGTGACCCTGCCTTGGTCCCTGGCTCTGTGTGGAGAGTGGGAAGTCCAGCCTGGGGTTAACTGTCGCAGTGtttgctccttccttcccttcaagGGTTAGGGGTGGGGACGCTTATTTTTTATGAAATGTAAGGTGATTTCCTTTCCATTGCCTTTCCACTTTTGATGctaaaagattgatttattagAACTGAAGAGAAAAACAGTGCAGCCAAGCAATAAATCTCACGGCTGCTGCcaggaaggagatggagaaaggaagagaagccaTGCCCTTTAGTTAGGAGTTAGTTAGAAAGCAGGCAGGCTCAGTGATGGAGGTGTGAGGGCATCTGAGGGGTTGGGGACTCAGGGTCAGGTCAGGAGGAGCTGCTTAGGGTATTGCCTGATACCAGGAGAGCTGAGAAGAGGGCAGGCTGTGCTGAGTTAGGGCTCAGAGAGGTGACCTGGCCTGACCTGGCCTGGCCTGCCTGGCCATGGCAGCTGTGGGTGAGGGAGGCTGCATTCTTGTTGTCTGGGACCATTGTCCCCGACCCCACAAATGTAGATGGTTTTGACTGAATTCAGAGGCCATTCTCTTCTAAAGCTGATCTGGTGGCTCAGAGCAGGGTGTCTCTCACCTTGAGCCGTGTTTGCTCCTCTTTGATGGCATTTTAGAGAATGTACTACCTCAGCCACCTGGGAGCTGGGGTCAGTGAGCTGCTGATGACTGTCTGTTATAGTGTCCATTGCAACCTTCTGGTCTTGAGGACATTTGCTAAAGGACAGCTAAGTAGGGCGGTTGTCCCTGTCCTGTTCTGGTGACATTACTGCCTCTCCTGGGTGTTCTGGCATGCTCTCCCCTTGAGCACCATGCCCTGTTATCTTTCCTCCATTTCCACCTGGCAACTGGCACCTTGCTCTGTACAGAGCTCCCATCTCTAATCATTGTCAATTGGGCTTAAAAGTCAATTGATGTGGATGCTAACCAGATCTAGCTGGAAAGAGACCTCAGCAGAGTCTTCTTTGTGGTGGGGAAGGGTTTtcagtcttctctctcctccccatccttccATGGGGTGTATTGGAGATCAGCGTCCTCCACCCCCCCAGGTTTAACCCCCCCACTCTgccctcctcctgcccccacccctcctccccctcaGCCTATGGAGATCTTCGTGGATGACGAGACCAAGTTGACGCTGCACGGGTTGCAGCAGTACTACGTGAAACTGAAGGACAACGAGAAGAACCGGAAGCTCTTTGATCTTCTCGATGTCCTCGAGTTCAACCAGGTCAGTATCGAGGGTCTGTGTAGGCGAGAGCACTGCAGCTGTGGCAGAAGCCTGTGTAGAAGTAGCCTGTGATTGACAGGCCGTGTAGGTGAGGAGGTGAATCGGTGGATGGAGCAAGTCCCAAGTGGAAGTTGGGTAAGAGCTGAGGTAGAGTACTTGATGACGTCAGTAAGTGGAGCAGAGCTCTGCAGGCACCTGGCACTTGCCTAAGAGCTGTGGGGCTCTTGGTATTGGAAGAGGATCCTTTGGTTCTCTAGACTGtagttctcattcttttttttttttttttttttttaaagatttatttatttattatatgtcagtacactgtagctgtcttcaggcactccagaagagggcatcagatcttgttacagatggttgtgagccaccatgtgattgctgggatttgaactctggacctttggaagagcagtcgggtgctcttacccactgagccatctcaccagccctgtagtTCTCATTCTTAACATGTTGAGAGGTGGCCTCACCCTTGTGTGCTGGTCTTGTGGGTTTGAGGTCTTGTGTCCATGCAGCTCAGAGGCCAGGATGTTCAGAAATTAAGGCCTAGATGTACATGCAGTCAGGTTgaagggcagaaaaaaaaacattgtgaAAGGATATTTGGGTTGGAGTAAGGGACGGAGGAATTCCTTTAGAAATTTTGCCAGGTCTGGgaggtggtagcacatgcctttaaacccagcattcaggaggcagaggctggcagctcTTAAGTCTACAAAGTGCAATGCAGGacgccaggactacacagagagggGCTGCCTTGAAAAGCAAAAAGCCAAAGTTCTGCCAGGTGTGTTAGcagacatctttaatcccaagcaGTGGGCAGAGACTGGTCGATCTCTGTGAGTACaagtggggccagcctggtctcgtGTTTCAGGACGACTAGGGCaaatagagaaaccctgtgtcaagcTTTCTGCTCTCCAGAGAATGCACATTTGAGTTCATAGCCCTGTCCATGTAACTGGCCCCAGGGCATCAACAAACACTCCTGAAAGTGCACTTGCCAGACAcccacaaaaccacacacacagaaatcttCAAAACTCCAAAAATCAGATTTCTggggctggggaagtggctcagaggttaagagcacttttgtTCTTCCAGGAGTTCCCAAGTTCATTTCTCTATGTCAGCTCCCAGTCATGTAGTTACAGTGGCGGAAGAAGATGGTCCAATGTCCTCTGCTGGCCctccaggcaccaggcacacatgcacaagtgtgtgcaggCAAACCCCACACACTTGAACTTAAAAAAACAAGACTGATAAGCTGGTGCATACATCATCATGCCCGTGCTCCCTCAGGTGGTGATCTTTGTGAAGTCCGTGCAGCGCTGCATCGCCCTGGCCCAGCTTCTAGTGGAACAGAACTTCCCAGCCATTGCTATCCATCGTGGAATGCCCCAGGAGGAGAGGTGGGTTGGAGGCGCGTGTGTGCCTGCCCGTCCATCTGGGTCCTGTCCTGTGGAGGAGGCAGTGTGGAGAGAAGAGAGTCTCAACCCTCTCATTTACTCTCACAAAGGCTCTCTCGGTATCAGCAGTTCAAGGATTTTCAGCGGAGGATTCTTGTGGCTACCAACCTGTTTGGCCGAGGCATGGATATTGAGCGTGTGAACATTGCTTTCAACTATGACATGCCAGAGGACTCGGACACCTACCTGCACAGGGTAAGCTGCCCGCCCACCCCACTTCCCGTGTGTGCTGAGCACCCCCCCTCTCCTTTGTCTTCCCTGGGAGGCTTGCAGTCTAACCCTTCTCCTTCCAGGTGGCCAGAGCGGGCCGGTTTGGCACCAAGGGCTTGGCCATCACATTTGTGTCAGATGAGAATGATGCCAAGATCCTGAATGACGTTCAGGACCGTTTCGAGGTCAACATCAGCGAGCTGCCCGATGAGATTGACATTTCCTCCTACAGTGAGTAccacctatgtgtgtgtgtgtgtgtgtgtgtgtgtgtgtgtgtgtgtgtgtgtgtgtgcctgcctgtgtgcgCGTTTCCCATTTTGTATCTTACTGTGACTTTTTTCTCCAGTTGAGCAGACACGGTAGAGGACTCGCGTGGTCAGTCTGCTGTAGAAGAGGACACGGGTCAGGAGGAGACACTGCCGCCCCACCCGACACCGACGCCTCTGCCCACCCTATCTATGCTTCTCTCTGCGTCACCACCACTCCTAAACCTAGTCCTGATTTAtcagagttgtttgtttgtttgtttttgttttttaacaaaactAAGAATGAAACAACCGTGTCTGTGGTGTCTGTAAGTGCTCTGTTCATGGCTTGAACCAGGGTCATTCTGAGGGCCGTGAGCCGGGTTGTGGGGCAGCGTCATTGTCTTCTTTCTAAGGTGGCTGTGGACAGGGAGGCTGGGACACTGCTGGGGCCCGGAGGTAAAGAGAGCAAGCCCCACGTCCTGgtacctcagctccttcagctgaGTTTCTTGTATCTCCCAGGTATCTAAGCGGGGCCTGGTAGGCCATGCCTGAGCgtgtgtgcacaggcatgtgtgcacaggcgtgtgcgtgcatgcgcattcacgcgcgcgcgcacacacacacacacacacacacacacacacacacacacacacgcatactgGCAGCTTAGCTGTGTAAAGAGCCTGGAGTCCCTAGCTGGACTAAGTGTCAACCAGGGCAGGGGCTGGAAGCCTTGGGAAGCTGTGGAGAGGTCTGGCCTGccttccctttctgtttttggtCTGAGGCTCAGAAGGTCATAGGTGAAGCCCAGGCAGCTTCTTACCTCAGCCGTGCATCTGAGGTAGAGCGGGCCTGTTGCAGGATTATCTTGGGGTTCTTGGCAGTGGGGGGGCCGGAGGTGGGAGGTGAAAGTAACAGACCTGAGCTGCTGCTCCCTGGAACCGGAACCGCCTCTCTGTAGACCTTGATTGCACTTCAGGGCCAGGCATTGCTAAGGCACCGGCCCATGGGCCCCCTGCCCGCTCTGACCTGACAGGCTGGAACTTGTGTTGCTGGCTTGAGATCTCAGATCCATACAACTGCAGTTGCACCCTTAGCCTCAGCACAATTGGGTGTTGTGATGGATGCCATGTGGGTGGGCGTGCCTCAGAAGGGGTGGATGGTATTACTCCAGGTCACTTGGGGGAGACACCCATTTCTTCAGACATGCCCCAGAGCACAGGCCTCTGCTCTAAGGTTTGAGCAAAAGTCTCATTCATACCTTCTGTGCCCCTGCCTGTACCTCTCTATGCCTCCCTGGGATAGCAAAGAGGAGGTTGGTCTCTGCGCCGAAGAGCTTCCCCACAGTCAGGGTCTCATCAGGCGGAACTATACATACAGCCAAATGCTTCAGTCTCcgtttcattctttgtttttattttcaaaatagtttATTAAGTTTTGACAGCATCTATCTAAATGCACTAAGTGTGCATTGCCTATGGTGGCCAGCAGAGGGTGCTGGGTCCCGAGGAGCAGGTTACCaggagctgtgagccacctgacttgAGAGCAAGTGCTCCTGCCCCTTAGCCCTCTGCTCCTGAGATCCTCATTTCTGAAGAGATCTGGCCACCACATCCTGGTGGGAAGGGATGGATGTTCACAGAGAAAGCCAGAAGACTTGCTAGGTTTCCCCACTCAAGACAATTACCATTAGGGTTCCCTTTGCCCAGTCacgtgtgctggatagttttatatgtcaacttgacacaagctatgtCCATCACAGGAGGGAACCTTAATTAAGACAATTCCTCCATAGGActgggctgcaggcaagcctgtaaggcattttcttaattagtgattgttggagaagggctggtggtcctgggttctataagaaagcgggACTGGGCACATTcttggaaaggggagggaggatggggaaggaATGTGTGAGGAGGGGACTAGGAGGAGATGGGGTGCTGCAAAGTGAATACATAATGGAAAAAATGAaagggcatgatggtgcacgcctttaatcccagcacttgggaggcagaggcaggcagatctctatgagttcaaagccagcctggtcttccagAGCTGTCAGAGAAACTCAATCACAgcggtgggggttgggggagcaggctgaacaagccagtaagcagccttccATGGCCTTCACATCAGCTCCTGCCGCTAGGTTCCTTCTGTGttttgacttccttcaatgatggacagtgatgtggaagtataagccaaataaattctctCATCCCCAAgattccttggtcatggtgtttaccacagcaatagaaaccctgtgACATGTCACTGTGAGGTTGGTCCTCACACAGTACAGTCTCCATAAAAGCCCTAGCAAGCAAGAGGCCAATGTCTAACAGGAGAGTCCAAGATTCAAATCCTATAATCGGTGCAACCCCTTAACTCTTCCAAAACACCAAAACAGCTGCTGCCCTCTTCCAACTATCTCTAGAAATGTTCTTGCAGGTGGCAGCTGCAGTAGGAGCTAATGAGCCCCCAGATCTATGTAAAAACGAATCAGATGGTGAGGCTGGAGAGgtcactcagtggttaagagcactggca
Proteins encoded in this region:
- the Ddx39b gene encoding spliceosome RNA helicase Ddx39b, whose amino-acid sequence is MAENDVDNELLDYEDDEVETAAGADGTEAPAKKDVKGSYVSIHSSGFRDFLLKPELLRAIVDCGFEHPSEVQHECIPQAILGMDVLCQAKSGMGKTAVFVLATLQQLEPVTGQVSVLVMCHTRELAFQISKEYERFSKYMPNVKVAVFFGGLSIKKDEEVLKKNCPHIVVGTPGRILALARNKSLNLKHIKHFILDECDKMLEQLDMRRDVQEIFRMTPHEKQVMMFSATLSKEIRPVCRKFMQDPMEIFVDDETKLTLHGLQQYYVKLKDNEKNRKLFDLLDVLEFNQVVIFVKSVQRCIALAQLLVEQNFPAIAIHRGMPQEERLSRYQQFKDFQRRILVATNLFGRGMDIERVNIAFNYDMPEDSDTYLHRVARAGRFGTKGLAITFVSDENDAKILNDVQDRFEVNISELPDEIDISSYIEQTR